The Punica granatum isolate Tunisia-2019 chromosome 4, ASM765513v2, whole genome shotgun sequence sequence catcttcttcctctccggAGGAGGGGCGATTTGACTTGGCGAGAAAAGGATCGATTATGGGTCTTGTGGATAATCTGAAGGACAATGGTAGAGAAGATAGAGGAAGCTGTTTGCCGAGACTATTTATTACCCTTTCAAGcaaagagaaggaagaagattTTCTAACTATGAAAGGGTGCAAGCCTCCTCTGAGGCCTAGAAAGCGACCGAGAACCATCCAGAGAAGCTTACTCGTAAGCCCGCAAACTGAAATAATACACAGTGGGAAATATCTATTTGATCAAGTCTTTCTTGTGACAGGCGATATACACTGGTTTTCTTACACTGTACTTATTGGTTTCATGCAGCTTGTCACTCCAGGGGCTTGGTTGGCTGATATGTCACAAGATAGATATGAAGTAAGGGAGAAAAAGAGCTCTAAGAAGGTACGGTGATCGATCTCTTTCTCCTTGTATATGCTTCTTTACCTGACACTACAGCCGGCGCCGACGAGGCTGAAGTACACATTCTTTTGACATTTTATCCTACGCCAACCTCTGTGATCATGCCATATTGATGACGACTTATTAGCTGTCTTTGGTTGTGTTTTGTTATGCAGAGAGCAAAAGGTTTGAAGGCTATGACAAACGTCGAAAGTGCCTCAGAGTGATTTGCCCTGCATTTGGTCAATCGAAGTAGGCCATTCCATCCTTTAGAGTTTCTAGAAAAGTTTAGTTCCTAATCATTTTCCGAATAAAATGACCAATATATCGTTAGAAGATGTTATGGGTTGGTTATAGCTTGAAGTTGCTTGAGCTTATACTGCTATATGGACGGAAGTGGTTTTACTCCAATAAGAGATGGGAAGAATCATGTGTAAACCATGAATGCTCGATTAATTAAGAATCAGCGAAATATCTGATATATCTTACTCATTTTGTTTATTGTCAACTATGAACGGGCAAAATATTCTTTCCTGTGACATTTTTCAGAATTGATGTTATGTTCCAGTACGTATGATGTTAAAACTTAGTTGCAGCAACAATGGGTCGTAGGAATTTTTCCCGATTATTGTTGACACTAGTTCATTGGTATTGTTATGTTCTCTTAGTT is a genomic window containing:
- the LOC116206075 gene encoding uncharacterized protein LOC116206075 isoform X2; its protein translation is MICWEQIMERGDRRERSRRSSEAEFLLQWGNRKQLRRGRSRDPSTSEKFGGRIETRDDRFRFSSVGDGNSHLQPNDRVTWNSEVAALRSTLNETHKSSSSSPEEGRFDLARKGSIMGLVDNLKDNGREDRGSCLPRLFITLSSKEKEEDFLTMKGCKPPLRPRKRPRTIQRSLLLVTPGAWLADMSQDRYEVREKKSSKKRAKGLKAMTNVESASE
- the LOC116206075 gene encoding uncharacterized protein LOC116206075 isoform X3, with product MERGDRRERSRRSSEAEFLLQWGNRKQLRRGRSRDPSTSEKFGGRIETRDDRFRFSSVGDGNSHLQPNDRVTWNSEVAALRSTLNETHKSSSSSPEEGRFDLARKGSIMGLVDNLKDNGREDRGSCLPRLFITLSSKEKEEDFLTMKGCKPPLRPRKRPRTIQRSLLLVTPGAWLADMSQDRYEVREKKSSKKRAKGLKAMTNVESASE
- the LOC116206075 gene encoding uncharacterized protein LOC116206075 isoform X1, which gives rise to MSFELFPEKFRQFCPFIACSAQIMERGDRRERSRRSSEAEFLLQWGNRKQLRRGRSRDPSTSEKFGGRIETRDDRFRFSSVGDGNSHLQPNDRVTWNSEVAALRSTLNETHKSSSSSPEEGRFDLARKGSIMGLVDNLKDNGREDRGSCLPRLFITLSSKEKEEDFLTMKGCKPPLRPRKRPRTIQRSLLLVTPGAWLADMSQDRYEVREKKSSKKRAKGLKAMTNVESASE